One Salmo trutta chromosome 24, fSalTru1.1, whole genome shotgun sequence genomic region harbors:
- the sona gene encoding serine/arginine repetitive matrix protein 1 isoform X2, with the protein MECAMDTRQGGDEAAESEHTLEETSAKEGSEMPHKKNKKHKKHKGKKKKKKRGKGERETSSESVPESDVEKPPVRTRAGLRSAGLVASDAGADTKDEATKGLITDKPEVCDAKARKHKRHVGKKKKKRRRKGEEKQEKNSPLHSPSESESMSGTDSESEEKPAGTVVQAVPILSKAKQEERVSSLRLTLGQKEGSLKMCQTSDEHSADARGKTEEKAPPANREEQTVSVIKAEDSRSDRRFSHTQELPDIIPKQGGQREETNAGQRSKVNNHAPSRSRSQSLTDTKRARSSHSHSTSSKRSRSSRSRSQSPKRLSGLPVSSRGRSRSFSKSMTPKRKQSKSLKRTGCKSLSMSPRRGLKSHSLTPKRGHKSPLSPRRGSKSPLSPRRGRKSPRRGRKSPSLSPRRGRKSPSLSPRRGRKSPSLSPRRGRKSPSLSPRRGRKSPSLSPRRGRKSPSLSPRRGRKSPSLSPRRGRKSPSLSPRRGRKSPSLSPRRGRKSPSLSPRRGRKSPSLSPRRGRKSPSLSPRRGRKSPSLSPRRGRKSPSLSPRRGRKSPSLSPRRGRKSPSLSPRRGRKSPSLSPRRRRKSPSLSPRRRRKSPSLSPRRGRKSSPLSPRRGRKSSPLSPRWGRKSSPLSPRRGRKLSPSPRRGRRSESRPRGRVRRSRIRTPPPRRGRPSRSRSPVRLTRRSRSKSRRLRHSRSRRRGRRSKSSSPSHRKRSPPRTRRSRSPVRRGKRTRSRSVVILKRNRKGSLSKSPTGKNTKSRSRSCRKSSSPVQKILSRSPKRSRTKSRSPRRSKPSRSPSPCNRSRTPKSKSLKRNKCSLSKSPKRDISKSRSVLSHRQSESVSPERSRSRSTAKDLKSVKHTADKTVNDEAPNKPVGEAVAAAAAGPWKPFPWAAASSSIIQGKPVAGQADESSSEIPSEDHDSAAEEPKGARSPTSSSEEEPDEHAISRSVSPETVCADRRYRASSSKSSIKKASSSKQRQSSKSASPARKSNSPADRKTSTSPSRRCSRSKSTSPSQSKSASRRRCSKSPSRKRKSVSPPARRKKRSKSRSPVRRRRSRSKSPARRRKSRSKSRAKHSKSRSPARRKRSKSTDRSKRLKSRSPGRRRRSGSRRRRPIMRNRSFDRRDRWKREPSHSPILILRKRRSTSRTRRSASKTPPRLTELDKDQLLEIAKANAAAMCAKAGVPIPESLRPKAILQLPLPNPAPTPLNLPLPLPLPLNMPGMGIPNMNMPNMNMPNMNMSNMAMSAAMASMKAATMTAALTNMAQMSNMPQMAPLPTITNKPPPSQAPQTTLPPLNLDHIEEVKRKVTQQANIYSIKELTEKCKMIAASKEEMAIAKPHVSDDEDEDRKPCGKSFLS; encoded by the exons aagaagaaacgcGGCAAGGGAGAGCGGGAGACCAGCTCAGAGTCGGTCCCAGAGTCCGACGTAGAGAAGCCACCAGTCAGAACCAGAGCAGG CTTGAGGAGTGCTGGCCTAGTGGCTTCTGATGCAGGAGCAGATACAAAAGATGAGGCAACAAAGGGCTTGATCACAG ATAAACCTGAGGTATGTGATGCTAAAGCCAGAAAACACAAAAGACATGTTggaaaaaagaagaaaaagaggaggagaaagggggaagagAAGCAGGAGAAGAACTCGCCTTTACACTCCCCATCAGAGAGCGAATCTATGTCAGGGACAGATTCTGAGTCTGAGGAGAAGCCAGCTGGCACGGTTGTGCAAGCAGTTCCCATCCTGTCTAAAGCCAAACAAGAGGAAAGGGTGTCCTCCCTGCGCCTAACTCTCGGCCAAAAAGAGGGATCTCTGAAAATGTGTCAAACCTCGGATGAGCACTCTGCGGATGCACGAGGAAAGACAGAAGAGAAGGCGCCCCCTGCTAACAGGGAGGAACAGACAGTCTCCGTCATAAAGGCAGAAGATTCACGGAGCGACAGGCGCTTCAGTCACACCCAGGAGCTTCCAGACATCATCCCCAAGCAAGGCggccagagagaggagacaaacgCAGGGCAGAGGTCAAAGGTGAATAACCATGCTCCCTCACGGTCAAGGTCACAGTCACTGACGGACACTAAAAGAGCCAGATCGAGTCATAGTCATTCGACAAGCTCCAAGCGGTCCAGATCAAGCCGCAGTCGTTCACAAAGCCCCAAGCGATTGTCTGGTCTGCCTGTGTCTAGCAGAGGCAGGTCTCGATCCTTCTCAAAGAGCATGACTCCCAAGAGGAAGCAGTCTAAGTCCCTTAAAAGGACAGGATGTAAGTCCCTTTCTATGTCCCCTAGGAGAGGACTTAAGTCCCATTCTCTGACTCCTAAGAGAGGACACAAGTCTCCTCTGTCCCCTAGAAGAGGAAGCAAGTCACCTTTGTCCCCCAGGAGAGGACGCAAGTCCCCCAGGAGAGGACGTAAGTCCCCTTCTCTGTCCCCCAGGAGAGGACGCAAGTCACCTTCTCTGTCCCCCAGGAGAGGACGCAAGTCCCCTTCTCTGTCCCCCAGGAGAGGACGCAAGTCCCCTTCTCTGTCCCCCAGGAGAGGACGCAAGTCCCCTTCTCTGTCCCCCAGGAGAGGACGCAAGTCCCCTTCTCTGTCCCCCAGGAGAGGACGCAAGTCCCCTTCTCTGTCCCCCAGGAGAGGACGCAAGTCCCCTTCTCTGTCCCCCAGGAGAGGACGCAAGTCCCCTTCTCTGTCCCCCAGGAGAGGACGCAAGTCCCCTTCTCTGTCCCCCAGGAGAGGACGCAAGTCCCCTTCTCTGTCCCCCAGGAGAGGACGCAAGTCCCCTTCTCTGTCCCCCAGGAGAGGACGCAAGTCCCCTTCTCTGTCCCCCAGGAGAGGACGCAAGTCCCCTTCTCTGTCCCCCAGGAGAGGACGCAAGTCCCCTTCTCTGTCCCCCAGGAGAGGACGCAAGTCCCCTTCTCTGTCCCCCAGGAGAGGACGCAAGTCCCCTTCTCTGTCCCCCAGGAGAAGACGCAAGTCCCCTTCTCTGTCCCCCAGGAGAAGGCGCAAGTCCCCTTCTCTGTCCCCCAGGAGAGGACGCAAGTCGTCTCCTTTATCACCCAGGAGGGGACGCAAGTCGTCTCCTTTGTCCCCCAGGTGGGGACGCAAGTCTTCTCCTTTGTCCCCTAGGAGGGGCCGCAAACTGTCTCCGTCTCCAAGACGAGGGCGGCGGTCTGAATCCAGGCCTCGTGGTCGTGTCAGGAGGTCGAGGATCAGGACCCCTCCCCCTCGTCGTGGTAGACCCTCAAGGTCCCGCTCGCCTGTGAGGCTGACTCGCCGTTCACGCTCCAAATCTAGACGGCTCCGTCATTCCCGGTCCCGGAGAAGAGGCCGGCGCTCCAAGAGCAGCTCCCCGTCTCACAGGAAGAGGTCCCCCCCCAGGACACGACGGTCCCGGTCTCCGGTCAGGAGAGGCAAGCGTACTCGCTCCCGCTCTGTCGTGATCCTGAAGAGGAACAGGAAAGGCTCACTGTCCAAATCCCCAACCGGCAAGAACACCAAGTCCCGCTCCAGGAGCTGCAGGAAATCCAGTTCACCAGTACAGAAAATACTTTCTAGATCACCAAAGCGGAGCAGGACAAAGTCCAGATCCCCAAGACGCAGTAAACCATCAAGATCACCATCGCCATGTAACAGGTCTCGTACTCCTAAATCCAAATCCCTGAAAAGAAACAAGTGTTCACTGTCAAAATCGCCCAAAAGAGACATATCGAAATCCAGGTCTGTCTTAAGCCACAGACAATCTGAGAGCGTATCCCCAGAACGCTCAAGATCCAGATCTACTGCCAAAGACCTGAAATCGGTCAAACATACTGCAGACAAGACTGTGAATGATGAAGCACCTAACAAGCCTGTTGGGGAGGCAGTAGCAGCAGCTGCAGCAGGGCCCTGGAAGCCCTTCCCTTGGGCTGCAGCCTCCAGTTCTATCATACAGGGCAAGCCAGTGGCTGGGCAGGCTGACGAGAGCAGCTCTGAGATTCCATCTGAAGACCACGACTCCGCAGCAGAAGAGCCAAAGGGAGCAAGAAGCCCAACAAGCTCCTCTGAAGAAGAGCCAGATGAGCATGCTATCTCCAGGTCTGTTTCACCAGAGACCGTTTGTGCTGATCGTCGCTACAGGGCATCATCTTCTAAATCCTCCATCAAGAAGGCATCATCCTCGAAACAACGTCAGTCCTCAAAATCAGCATCTCCTGCCAGGAAGTCCAACTCACCTGCCGACAGAAAGACGTCCACCTCTCCCTCACGGAGGTGCTCCCGGTCCAagtctacctctccctctcagtCCAAATCTGCCTCCAGAAGGAGGTGTTCCAAGTCCCCATCCAGGAAAAGGAAGTCTGTCTCCCCGCCTGCCAGACGGAAGAAGAGGTCCAAGTCCAGAAGTCCTGTCCGGCGCAGGAGATCACGCTCTAAGTCACCAGCACGGCGCAGGAAATCGCGTTCCAAGTCCAGGGCCAAGCACTCAAAGTCCCGCTCCCCGGCCAGAAGGAAGAGGTCCAAATCCACAGACAGGAGCAAACGCCTCAAGTCTCGTTCTCCAGGCCGGAGGAGAAGGTCCGGGTCGCGACGGCGCCGACCCATCATGCGAAATCGCTCGTTTGACCGCCGCGACCGATGGAAACGGGAACCAAGCCATTCACCCATCCTCATCCTCCGCAAGCGCCGGTCCACATCTCGAACCCGCCGCAGTGCCAGCAAGACCCCTCCTCGTCTCACTGAGCTGG ACAAAGACCAGCTCCTGGAGATAGCGAAGGCCAATGCAGCAGCCATGTGTGCTAAAGCAGGTGTGCCCATTCCAGAGAGTCTGAGACCCAAGGCCATCCTCCAGCTTCCCCTGCCCAACCCAgccccaacccctctgaatctgcCTCTTCCCCTGCCCTTGCCTCTCAACATGCCCGGCATGGGAATTCCCAACATGAACATGCCCAACATGAACATGCCCAACATGAACATGTCCAATATGGCCATGAGTGCTGCCATGGCCAGTATGAAAGCTGCCACCATGACTGCAGCCCTCACCAACATGGCCCAGATGTCAAACATGCCCCAGATGGCTCCCCTCCCCACCATCACCAACAAGCCCCCTCCTAGCCAGGCTCCCCAAACAACCCTTCCCCCCCTCAACCTGGACCACATAGAGGAGGTGAAGAGGAAGGTGACTCAGCAGGCCAACATCTACAGCATCAAGGAGCTCACTGAG AAATGTAAGATGATAGCGGCAAGTAAAGAGGAGATGGCCATAGCGAAGCCGCACGTGTCTGATGACGAGGATGAGGACAGGAAGCCCTGTGGCAAAAGCTTCTTAAGT TAA
- the sona gene encoding serine/arginine repetitive matrix protein 1 isoform X1 has translation MECAMDTRQGGDEAAESEHTLEETSAKEGSEMPHKKNKKHKKHKGKKKKKKRGKGERETSSESVPESDVEKPPVRTRAGLRSAGLVASDAGADTKDEATKGLITADKPEVCDAKARKHKRHVGKKKKKRRRKGEEKQEKNSPLHSPSESESMSGTDSESEEKPAGTVVQAVPILSKAKQEERVSSLRLTLGQKEGSLKMCQTSDEHSADARGKTEEKAPPANREEQTVSVIKAEDSRSDRRFSHTQELPDIIPKQGGQREETNAGQRSKVNNHAPSRSRSQSLTDTKRARSSHSHSTSSKRSRSSRSRSQSPKRLSGLPVSSRGRSRSFSKSMTPKRKQSKSLKRTGCKSLSMSPRRGLKSHSLTPKRGHKSPLSPRRGSKSPLSPRRGRKSPRRGRKSPSLSPRRGRKSPSLSPRRGRKSPSLSPRRGRKSPSLSPRRGRKSPSLSPRRGRKSPSLSPRRGRKSPSLSPRRGRKSPSLSPRRGRKSPSLSPRRGRKSPSLSPRRGRKSPSLSPRRGRKSPSLSPRRGRKSPSLSPRRGRKSPSLSPRRGRKSPSLSPRRGRKSPSLSPRRGRKSPSLSPRRRRKSPSLSPRRRRKSPSLSPRRGRKSSPLSPRRGRKSSPLSPRWGRKSSPLSPRRGRKLSPSPRRGRRSESRPRGRVRRSRIRTPPPRRGRPSRSRSPVRLTRRSRSKSRRLRHSRSRRRGRRSKSSSPSHRKRSPPRTRRSRSPVRRGKRTRSRSVVILKRNRKGSLSKSPTGKNTKSRSRSCRKSSSPVQKILSRSPKRSRTKSRSPRRSKPSRSPSPCNRSRTPKSKSLKRNKCSLSKSPKRDISKSRSVLSHRQSESVSPERSRSRSTAKDLKSVKHTADKTVNDEAPNKPVGEAVAAAAAGPWKPFPWAAASSSIIQGKPVAGQADESSSEIPSEDHDSAAEEPKGARSPTSSSEEEPDEHAISRSVSPETVCADRRYRASSSKSSIKKASSSKQRQSSKSASPARKSNSPADRKTSTSPSRRCSRSKSTSPSQSKSASRRRCSKSPSRKRKSVSPPARRKKRSKSRSPVRRRRSRSKSPARRRKSRSKSRAKHSKSRSPARRKRSKSTDRSKRLKSRSPGRRRRSGSRRRRPIMRNRSFDRRDRWKREPSHSPILILRKRRSTSRTRRSASKTPPRLTELDKDQLLEIAKANAAAMCAKAGVPIPESLRPKAILQLPLPNPAPTPLNLPLPLPLPLNMPGMGIPNMNMPNMNMPNMNMSNMAMSAAMASMKAATMTAALTNMAQMSNMPQMAPLPTITNKPPPSQAPQTTLPPLNLDHIEEVKRKVTQQANIYSIKELTEKCKMIAASKEEMAIAKPHVSDDEDEDRKPCGKSFLS, from the exons aagaagaaacgcGGCAAGGGAGAGCGGGAGACCAGCTCAGAGTCGGTCCCAGAGTCCGACGTAGAGAAGCCACCAGTCAGAACCAGAGCAGG CTTGAGGAGTGCTGGCCTAGTGGCTTCTGATGCAGGAGCAGATACAAAAGATGAGGCAACAAAGGGCTTGATCACAG CAGATAAACCTGAGGTATGTGATGCTAAAGCCAGAAAACACAAAAGACATGTTggaaaaaagaagaaaaagaggaggagaaagggggaagagAAGCAGGAGAAGAACTCGCCTTTACACTCCCCATCAGAGAGCGAATCTATGTCAGGGACAGATTCTGAGTCTGAGGAGAAGCCAGCTGGCACGGTTGTGCAAGCAGTTCCCATCCTGTCTAAAGCCAAACAAGAGGAAAGGGTGTCCTCCCTGCGCCTAACTCTCGGCCAAAAAGAGGGATCTCTGAAAATGTGTCAAACCTCGGATGAGCACTCTGCGGATGCACGAGGAAAGACAGAAGAGAAGGCGCCCCCTGCTAACAGGGAGGAACAGACAGTCTCCGTCATAAAGGCAGAAGATTCACGGAGCGACAGGCGCTTCAGTCACACCCAGGAGCTTCCAGACATCATCCCCAAGCAAGGCggccagagagaggagacaaacgCAGGGCAGAGGTCAAAGGTGAATAACCATGCTCCCTCACGGTCAAGGTCACAGTCACTGACGGACACTAAAAGAGCCAGATCGAGTCATAGTCATTCGACAAGCTCCAAGCGGTCCAGATCAAGCCGCAGTCGTTCACAAAGCCCCAAGCGATTGTCTGGTCTGCCTGTGTCTAGCAGAGGCAGGTCTCGATCCTTCTCAAAGAGCATGACTCCCAAGAGGAAGCAGTCTAAGTCCCTTAAAAGGACAGGATGTAAGTCCCTTTCTATGTCCCCTAGGAGAGGACTTAAGTCCCATTCTCTGACTCCTAAGAGAGGACACAAGTCTCCTCTGTCCCCTAGAAGAGGAAGCAAGTCACCTTTGTCCCCCAGGAGAGGACGCAAGTCCCCCAGGAGAGGACGTAAGTCCCCTTCTCTGTCCCCCAGGAGAGGACGCAAGTCACCTTCTCTGTCCCCCAGGAGAGGACGCAAGTCCCCTTCTCTGTCCCCCAGGAGAGGACGCAAGTCCCCTTCTCTGTCCCCCAGGAGAGGACGCAAGTCCCCTTCTCTGTCCCCCAGGAGAGGACGCAAGTCCCCTTCTCTGTCCCCCAGGAGAGGACGCAAGTCCCCTTCTCTGTCCCCCAGGAGAGGACGCAAGTCCCCTTCTCTGTCCCCCAGGAGAGGACGCAAGTCCCCTTCTCTGTCCCCCAGGAGAGGACGCAAGTCCCCTTCTCTGTCCCCCAGGAGAGGACGCAAGTCCCCTTCTCTGTCCCCCAGGAGAGGACGCAAGTCCCCTTCTCTGTCCCCCAGGAGAGGACGCAAGTCCCCTTCTCTGTCCCCCAGGAGAGGACGCAAGTCCCCTTCTCTGTCCCCCAGGAGAGGACGCAAGTCCCCTTCTCTGTCCCCCAGGAGAGGACGCAAGTCCCCTTCTCTGTCCCCCAGGAGAGGACGCAAGTCCCCTTCTCTGTCCCCCAGGAGAAGACGCAAGTCCCCTTCTCTGTCCCCCAGGAGAAGGCGCAAGTCCCCTTCTCTGTCCCCCAGGAGAGGACGCAAGTCGTCTCCTTTATCACCCAGGAGGGGACGCAAGTCGTCTCCTTTGTCCCCCAGGTGGGGACGCAAGTCTTCTCCTTTGTCCCCTAGGAGGGGCCGCAAACTGTCTCCGTCTCCAAGACGAGGGCGGCGGTCTGAATCCAGGCCTCGTGGTCGTGTCAGGAGGTCGAGGATCAGGACCCCTCCCCCTCGTCGTGGTAGACCCTCAAGGTCCCGCTCGCCTGTGAGGCTGACTCGCCGTTCACGCTCCAAATCTAGACGGCTCCGTCATTCCCGGTCCCGGAGAAGAGGCCGGCGCTCCAAGAGCAGCTCCCCGTCTCACAGGAAGAGGTCCCCCCCCAGGACACGACGGTCCCGGTCTCCGGTCAGGAGAGGCAAGCGTACTCGCTCCCGCTCTGTCGTGATCCTGAAGAGGAACAGGAAAGGCTCACTGTCCAAATCCCCAACCGGCAAGAACACCAAGTCCCGCTCCAGGAGCTGCAGGAAATCCAGTTCACCAGTACAGAAAATACTTTCTAGATCACCAAAGCGGAGCAGGACAAAGTCCAGATCCCCAAGACGCAGTAAACCATCAAGATCACCATCGCCATGTAACAGGTCTCGTACTCCTAAATCCAAATCCCTGAAAAGAAACAAGTGTTCACTGTCAAAATCGCCCAAAAGAGACATATCGAAATCCAGGTCTGTCTTAAGCCACAGACAATCTGAGAGCGTATCCCCAGAACGCTCAAGATCCAGATCTACTGCCAAAGACCTGAAATCGGTCAAACATACTGCAGACAAGACTGTGAATGATGAAGCACCTAACAAGCCTGTTGGGGAGGCAGTAGCAGCAGCTGCAGCAGGGCCCTGGAAGCCCTTCCCTTGGGCTGCAGCCTCCAGTTCTATCATACAGGGCAAGCCAGTGGCTGGGCAGGCTGACGAGAGCAGCTCTGAGATTCCATCTGAAGACCACGACTCCGCAGCAGAAGAGCCAAAGGGAGCAAGAAGCCCAACAAGCTCCTCTGAAGAAGAGCCAGATGAGCATGCTATCTCCAGGTCTGTTTCACCAGAGACCGTTTGTGCTGATCGTCGCTACAGGGCATCATCTTCTAAATCCTCCATCAAGAAGGCATCATCCTCGAAACAACGTCAGTCCTCAAAATCAGCATCTCCTGCCAGGAAGTCCAACTCACCTGCCGACAGAAAGACGTCCACCTCTCCCTCACGGAGGTGCTCCCGGTCCAagtctacctctccctctcagtCCAAATCTGCCTCCAGAAGGAGGTGTTCCAAGTCCCCATCCAGGAAAAGGAAGTCTGTCTCCCCGCCTGCCAGACGGAAGAAGAGGTCCAAGTCCAGAAGTCCTGTCCGGCGCAGGAGATCACGCTCTAAGTCACCAGCACGGCGCAGGAAATCGCGTTCCAAGTCCAGGGCCAAGCACTCAAAGTCCCGCTCCCCGGCCAGAAGGAAGAGGTCCAAATCCACAGACAGGAGCAAACGCCTCAAGTCTCGTTCTCCAGGCCGGAGGAGAAGGTCCGGGTCGCGACGGCGCCGACCCATCATGCGAAATCGCTCGTTTGACCGCCGCGACCGATGGAAACGGGAACCAAGCCATTCACCCATCCTCATCCTCCGCAAGCGCCGGTCCACATCTCGAACCCGCCGCAGTGCCAGCAAGACCCCTCCTCGTCTCACTGAGCTGG ACAAAGACCAGCTCCTGGAGATAGCGAAGGCCAATGCAGCAGCCATGTGTGCTAAAGCAGGTGTGCCCATTCCAGAGAGTCTGAGACCCAAGGCCATCCTCCAGCTTCCCCTGCCCAACCCAgccccaacccctctgaatctgcCTCTTCCCCTGCCCTTGCCTCTCAACATGCCCGGCATGGGAATTCCCAACATGAACATGCCCAACATGAACATGCCCAACATGAACATGTCCAATATGGCCATGAGTGCTGCCATGGCCAGTATGAAAGCTGCCACCATGACTGCAGCCCTCACCAACATGGCCCAGATGTCAAACATGCCCCAGATGGCTCCCCTCCCCACCATCACCAACAAGCCCCCTCCTAGCCAGGCTCCCCAAACAACCCTTCCCCCCCTCAACCTGGACCACATAGAGGAGGTGAAGAGGAAGGTGACTCAGCAGGCCAACATCTACAGCATCAAGGAGCTCACTGAG AAATGTAAGATGATAGCGGCAAGTAAAGAGGAGATGGCCATAGCGAAGCCGCACGTGTCTGATGACGAGGATGAGGACAGGAAGCCCTGTGGCAAAAGCTTCTTAAGT TAA